One Channa argus isolate prfri chromosome 17, Channa argus male v1.0, whole genome shotgun sequence genomic window, GGAAAATCCATTTTGTTCAACAGAGGTTGCAGACAGTTCACAGATGGAGTAACAACATGGATTTGTGTTCTTCCAATGAGATTCTTGTGCATAGAAATTTGTTATCTTACACAATAATACTGCCAAAGCCTGTTAGCTTTGCACTCACTGAGCACTGCTGCATCAAGAGACTGATATTCCTGAATGATAGATAGCAGGCTGTCTTCAATGGTCTGTTTATATGGTCAACCCAGTCAAAATGACATGGACTCATAACTTCCCTTTGGCTTGCCAGCCACCTATAGAAAAACATGAGGTTTTATGCCACTGGGAGTgggagtaaaaataaagtaaatctgGCTCATCCTTCTGGCTTgtccttcttttttatttttgatgaatTTGCTAATGCTGCCTGAAACTAATCTGGTGGGATAATTTTAAGTTTGAGGAATCTATGGTAGTCTTATGAACAGAGTAAATGACACCTCTTCCACCAAGCCATTGGTAGTGTagactgtgtttgtttgtttggacgAGGTGGGGATTGTATTGTTTGGGGAAATAAAGCAAGACTGGTTAGCTTATCCAACTCTTAGATGCTGATCTGTTGGACTTGTACTCAGAGAGCATGAGCCCTGCTAAAACCTGCCCTGTATTGTGTTTGAGCGTGTACAGCGTGTACAGCCCACGTGCCTTTCTCAGCAAGAGCAGAGCTGCTCCTTCATTAGGATTATTCCTCTGGGAATAGGCTGAGTCACGCTACAGAAGACCAGACAGATGGATATACATAGTGAGGAGGGGGCTGAAAGGAGCTTGTAATGGGTGCCTCAGACAGGTGACACTGACAAAGAAAGAGCTTATGATCTATACTGCTCTCTACCAGTGATCGACTGCTTCGTCCTCTGCCACTCACTCCCCAGGCTAATGATGATCCAATTTTTGTGTCCACTGAACTATGGTCAAATTTAGAAACCTATGATAGTGTGAGTCATGGCTACTACTTATcttttaacatatattttatttttataaggATGTTAATGCATCAGTGCACTTGATGGGTCtcccttccttttcttcttaCGTTCGTCTGTTTTAGATTAAGACATTTAACTCTTGTGttgtgttattttctgttaaatgccCCTTTGAGCAGGCTAAGTGctttcaataaaatgaaaaataaaaatgcataaactCTAAGCATTGTCTGTTTGAGCAGAAGTGTGGCACAGAAGAATACGAGATAAGAATTAaatcttgtttttctgtaatgGTTGCAACATTAACCCCAAATTGAGGTTAACCCACTTAATGATATATTTTTAGCTGATTCTATGCTAAATTTAGCTTGTTGAAATGTGGGATCTTGGATATTACTTTATGCATTTGAGGCAGTTTGCATTTTTGAGTAGGTGTTCTCATTTAGAGAGACTTGCTCTTAGTGTGCAAGAATTGGTTCAAGATCTTGATCAAGGGCATTTTGTCAAGGCACTGTACTGCtgattatttcacattttctgttgtagGGCAACACCgtgtaaataaatatagataTTTTACTAGCAGAAGGAAACACTAAACGCTATGAGGACACAAGATGGTCACCAAATCAGTGTTACTGatactttccttttttgtgtccTTAAGGTGGTTTTGGTGCGGTGGAATGAGCCATTCCAGAAACTGGCCACCTGTGATACAGATGGGGGGATTTTTGTTTGGATCCAGTATGAGGGCCGGTGGTCTGTGGAGCTGGTAAATGACCGTGGAGCTCAGGTAAGATGCACTGTATAAAAATTTTACATAAATTCAATGAATAAAAGTGTAGACcgtttgtaatttattttgcacTCACAGAATGTGGAAAACATATACAGAAttaaacatgcggacaatgatccgctgtggcgaccctgaactcaagggataagcggaaaggacaaaaaaataaaaaataaaaatacagaattaaaaataGTATGCTTGAAAAAGTAATGAGATGAATACACAGTGAAAAGCcagtaataaaagtaattattgtGACTAACCAATCTATGTGCCTCTAAAATGTTCCAACTTAAACAAACTGACATTGAACTAATTTACATATTAGCCCTTAAAGTAAGCACATGATGCGTAGGTCAGATCCAGATATCACTGTCATCTGCTGAGTTGAGTCTGATGGTATCTTATCTTTTGCGATCACTTCAGGGACTGAATGACAGTCTAAACATTTGCCTCACTCTTCAGATATATGGCCTATGCTTGTTTGACAGCAGCTTTCCTTCTTTTCTGCTTGAAGGGTAAAGCTTCAGTGTGCAACACTATCTTGAGACTTGAGACTCAGTCCTCTCAGCTGAACCCAGTCGTCCCTCTCCTTGcactaaaaacaaatctcttcttctcttttacaCCATAAGCTACACAGACCTTCACATAGTCTTAGTTATCCAATTATAAACTATATTAACAAAAAATGCAGAGTTGGATAAAGTTAAGCAGAGTTGGATATTATTGTAGTTGAAGCATtacctctctcacacactcacacactcacacactcacacactcactctctctctctctctctctctctctctctctctctctctctctctctctctctctctctctctctctctctctctctctctctctctctctctctctctctctctctctctctctctctctctctctctctctctctctctctctctctctctctctctctctctctctctcatatatatatattttctgacaATGCTACTTACTGTTCAAAAGAAATAAGGTCTATCTTGTGGTTCCTAGAGAGAGAGACTGCATTGTACGGTGTTTTCTTTGTGGGTGCAACTAGTGATTAGTTTAATAGCTGGTCTGTACAATGCCAGAACATTGTGAATTTCACACTATAATCCCCAGAGCCCAAGTTGGTATCTTCATACTCCTTCTTTTATTTGAGAAACAGTTTATAACCCTACAATGTTAAATTTAACATGACATATCatcataaatacacacagcatGTTTGAAATGAGAGAATTTAGGTATTTTCCATAATAAAACTGTTACCATGATTAattgattattattgtttatcaGTTGCCTATTGCCATATATTGCCTATCATAGGTTAGTGACTTCACCTGGTCCCACGATGGCACTCAGGCTCTCATTTCCTACCGAGATGGTTTTGTTCTTGTGGGCTCCGTCAGTGGGCAGAGACACTGGTCATCCGAGATCAACCTAGAAAGTCAGATTACCTGTGGTATCTGGACCCCTGATGATCAGCAGGTAACACTCTTACActcttactcacacacacagacacacacacacacactactgaaATTGATGGGTGTAACGCCTAGTCCCAACAACATGGCAGCCTATGAATGCTAATAGTGTAGAAATTTAGGTTTTCATTTGCCATTTTTAGTATGTAGAGATGGGCGCTGAATGAGATTAGTTGTGACTGACGGGAAGCGTTCTGTGTTAAACGTGTTTCAGTTTTGTTAGGCTATGCTTTTTCTTTCATGCTGTTAAATTGTGAGCTCAGGTTTGATGTCAAGTGTTCAGTCTGCATCTGCGtctctttgttttccctttATCCCATTTGTCTCAATTTTTTCAAGTGGTTTTCTTTGTGATATGCATTTCCCTGTCatgtccttttttatttctaagtgtacatttattttcctctttgatCTTCTGAATTTTTGGTCTAAGCTAATTTtagtctgtctttcttcttttccttaaTAACCCTTCATGGTTTCTTCCCCAGGTGCTGTTTGGTACTGCCGATGGACAGGTGATAGTGATGGACTGCCATGGCCGCATGTTGGCCCACATACTGTTGCATGAGTCGGATGGCATCGTCAGCATGTCCTGGAATTACCCCAATTTCCTAGTGGAGGACAGCAGTGAGAGTGACACAGACTCTGATGACTATTCCCCACCACAAGGTTTGCTGCTTAGGGTTTGACTTGGGCAGAAATCTCTGTGACCATCTCGAGCCCCTCGCCTCCAACGCTCAATCCCCTCTGTGTGGCCTGGATAATATCATTCATTGCATACTCTTTGTTCAGAGTTCCAATCTACATCTTTGTTGCAAGTCACAGATCTCTCAACCCAGAATTCCTACCTACATTTCAgggaaaataaaactttaatctGCCCTCAAAGTTTCTCAGCATTTCACTTGTAGAAATATCACatcagtgaaaatgtgtttatctgtTAAAGTGGCTTTCTTTATCCGCATCACCAAGGTCTCCCCAAAATTTACTTGCAGGGTCAAAGATACAGTTCCAAGATAAACCCTTTCAACTTATGAAAGTTGTATATTCCCCTccaactaaaataatttttagattGTTCTGATTGACATATTTTGTTAATCTAGAGTATTACATTAACAGTATAGTATTATATTTGAGTACTTTTAATATAGAGTACTagcaattaaaaacagacaacattAAACCTGGCAGGATATCTGGAGAGTTTGTTTTACCTTACAAATACATCAATGATGGTGTGTGTATATGGTAAACTGGGATTGATTGAAGAGTTGCATGTGCCTGTGTCTAGCATTTCCTCAGCACCCTGCTCCTTTCTCCATGCACAGCCCCAGTTTGATTGgttctgttttgtgttgttacCTTCTTTTGTCTTGAACCTATTTCCCAGTTGCTAAGACGTTATTagcaaaaagatttttttgaattctttgacccaaaaaaaagtttcttctGCTGGAACACTCATTATCCTCAAACTCAATAATTAAACTAGTCAATAGTAATTGATTGAcccctgtaaaaaaaaaaaaaaaaaaaaaaaaaaaaaaaaaaaaaaaaaaaaaaaaagtcaagtcaACAACCTGAATGAGACACCGGgccattttctttcctctccctgGCTGTTCTCTCTGCACTGACGTATGGTGATGACCTGTGATCACCGCACCGCCCCGCACTACACTACACAGTACATTTATAGTAGCGTCATGTCTCTGAGTTAAGGCAGCACTCGCTGTAAACAAATTACAATATGGAAGTAGTAGCAGTTATCCATCGAAACATTTAAAAGCTCAATGggtttataattttttttgggaATTGGGTCATTGCATGTGAATAGACTCAGGAGTGAattcatggaaaacatttggGTGGTTGAGTAAAGTAGTGTTATTTACAGACCGTTTTAGTCAGAGTGTGACCTTTTGCAGCCGAGAAAGTTTGTATTAGTGTCATTGTACATTCCCACAAATATGAAAACGGTGAAAACTCACTGAAAATGAGCTACAAGTGCTATAAATGTGACTGCCCTTGCCTCTCTTGTTACCCCCCCTAACTGCGTCTACAGTAAACGCATTCAGCTATACAAATGAGTACACAAACTTTCACATGCCTACCTGTGTTCCTTGCattcagtctgtttttataACCCACTCTAGCAATTGATATTGATCAGCCTTCTGGAGGTTAGCCATATGATGCTTCATTTATGGCTGTCATTTTCAATTAATCTGCTGATTCTTTattctgtaatattttttttttataaaatatccAGGAGCCCGAGGTAGTGTCAtcatattgctttatttttctccaaCCAACCCTTCCACATTTACAGATCACTGTCAAGtaagacaaataaaagcagGAAATATTCACTATGAAGAAGGTGGAATGCACACGTAGATGTTAGAAAACACTAATCTCAGGCCTTTTACTAATATAGTAAACATGTATACTAGTAAACATGGAAGCTATAATTGTGTTCATATGTGAACAGCTTTTGTGTAATGTCATGTATTTTAAGCTGTCTGTTACCGTATCGCGTCACTCCCACACTGCTTTTCTGATGCGCTGGTGGTATTCTTTGTCTTTTAGTGCACAGCCAAAAACCACTGCTGACAGTCAGTTTCACCTCTGGAGACATAAGCCTGATGAACAACTATGATGACCTCTCTCCCACTGTCATCCGCACTGGTTTGAAAGGTGTGTGGACTTCTCATCATAATGTGTACCCAACTGCCCCAGCAACTTTGGTCTCTGATTAATTGCTTATCTCACTGGcttgtttaaaaatattcataaattaTGCCTCAAGgatcattgtgttttttatgtgttgtcAAAATTGACTGCCTACTATCTAAATGCTATAAACATTACAAGTactttttcatctgtttcttgCACTGTAGATGTGGTGGTCCAGTGGTGCTCACAGGGGGATATCCTTGCAGTGGCAGGGATGGAAAGGATACTGCTTTCCCCTGACCCATCCTGTCCTCCCCCCACCAGAAACGCTATTGTCAAGTTCTACAATGTTCGGggtgaaaacatttacacactggACACACCAGCACAGGTGATCCccttctgttttctgtattcACAGCTTTTCTTTCTGAATGTCATCCATGTGTTGTctatttgcgtgtgtgtgtggtaactAAGCTAGTTGTTTTGAGTGTcctttatcatcattattattattattattactactacagATTATATAACATGTTAGTAGGTCATATCCAGcaaaggaaaatatatttttatgtgtgagATGCACTCCACTTTTTGCTGGGCTACTAATATATTTCTAAGACATTTCTTCTTCAGGTTAGTGGAGAATAGGTACTGTTATTGTTACGGAGAATATTTAGGTGTTTTGGTTTGAtagataaatgtgtgtatgaacaCTGCATTTTCAGACAGGAAGATTTCCAGACTGTCTGTGCTTCTGTTGTTCCAGTACCATACTCATGTACTAATcctttttataattatattttaataattgtgcATATTTGTCACTCAGGCATACCTGTAAGTATTTCAAATGTATCAATattaatagattttaaaaaatgtagttgTGGAAAGCCCCCATAATCAGTTTTGCCAAACCTTTTGATTCATAGGAAACAGTAAACTGTATAAATTATTGCAAAATGCACTTTGGCAAAGGTCTTCACAGCAGCTCACATGAAGGCATGCCCTTGATAATTTCTGTTGATGGTATAAAAGAAAACTCACGTTACTCTAGCAAAGCAATGTAACAAAAAAGTTCAAGAAAGAAATACAAGCAGAGTTTAGTCATTATCATAGACTTATCTTAACATTCCCCCATTTCTTTATGCCGGACATTACATTTCTGAAAGGatgtagaaaaatatttaggGAATGTGACacaacttttatatttttatattctccATCACCCTGCAGCGCCCTATCACTACACTGTGCTGGGGTCACCGGGACTCTCGTCTGTTCTTGGCATGTGGCCCAGCACTGTACGTTGTGCGAGTGGAGCACTGCATTGCCAGCCTACAGCTCCTCTGCCAGCAGGGCATCGCCACAGcagtaaaagaggaaaaagatgtTGCTAAGCTCACCATGCCCTCCCGTCTTTCTTCCTATGTCACTGCCGCTTTCATCCCCACCATCAAGGTAATGGAAGGCAGTAGGCTGTTTAATCAGCTGAACCCATAAATGTGAATGTTAAGAGCTTTAAGAAAGTGTGTGATGCATAGCAACACTGTCATGTAATTCTGTGATAGGATAGCTAAGATGAACATCCTTGTGCTGTAATTGCACAACACTAGCTTATTGTGTTACTGAGTGATATGAAGTTTCAGAAACGTTTATGAAATCTTACATTTTTCCTCCAGCCCCCAATTCCAGATCCCAACAACATGCGTGATTTTGTGAGCTACCCAACAGCTGGGAACGAGCGTCTGCACTGTACAATGAAGCGTACAGAAGACAACCCTGAGGTGGGGGGGCCATGTTATACTCTGTATCTGGAATATCTTGGAGGGTTGGTACCTATTCTCAAGGGCAGGCGAATAAGTAAACTGCGTCCAGAGTTTGTCATCATGGACCCCAAAACCGATGGAAAAAcaggtaaaactgtttttgtttttgggtttttgatTATACCAGTATGACTGTGTCTATGTAATCTATTGTGTTTAAGAAAGTCTTAAACTGCATAGTTATGTGTTTGCTGAAAATAAtctcttgttttgttgttttcttttttcagacgAGATATACAGCAACAGTCTGATATCTGCCATGATTGACAGCTGTAACTGCTCAGATTCCAGTGACATTGAACTGAGTGATGACTGGGTTGGAAAGAAATCTCCAAAGATATCCAGGGGCAGCAAATCCCCCAAACTACCGAGGTAACAAGACCACCTCTAAAGCATTTGTAactaaaattttgttttgtaaggTTTTTTTGGTTCTTTGACTAATCAGTCGGCAACATTCCCAGTGGAAACAGTAGAAAACCCTGTGGTTTTCCACTCTATTTggcattttacatttctacCTAATCCAGTGTAATACTAGAAATGAATAATTTAGAAGTTTATTGTACACTGTATCTCTGGGATTCATTTATAATGTGGCTCTAATTGTAATTCGTATGTCAACCCTTtgcatgaatattttattttaattgaattttcttttgtttcagtgCATGTCTAAACTTACTTTGTATTTGCTACCTTCTCTGTAGAGACTTAGTTTGTCCCTTTACCAACAGGATCAACATTGATCCCCGAAAATCACCCAAGTTGTCCCGCGCAACACAGGAAATATCAAGGTCACCGCGGTTACCCATACGGAAACCCTCAATCGGGTCACCCAGTCTAACCCGAAGGGAATTTCCTCTGGATGACATAACTCAGGTAAAAGTCAAGTATTTGGTTAAGTGAAAGATTATCTTCTATGTTAATTTTCATACATATGTTTAAACGTTTTcatacaaaattaaatttaaattgttcttgtCTTGCAGCAAAATTACCTCGCTCAGGTCACATCCAATATTTGGGGAACAAAGTTCAAGATAGTGGGATTGGCTGCATTTTTGCCAACCAATCTTGGTGCAGGTAACAAATTAACAGCATTGTCTCTGGCAAATCAATCTGAatgaataatgtaataaaagtaatttcagTATTTCAAATTTCTCATCTGCATACATTTTTCTCACGTCATCTTGCCCCTGTACCCATAGTGATCTATAAGACAAGCCTGCTCCATCTGCAGCCCAGACAGATGACCATATACCTACCAGAGGTACGTAAGATATCCATGGACTACATCAATCTACCTGTCTTCAGCCCCAATGTTTTcagtgaggatgaagatgaCCTCCCTGTCACATGCCCTGCTGGTTGCACTGATGACAACCCACCCTGCACTGTCAACATCCCTATTGCTCCCATCCATAGTCCTGCTCAGGCCATGTCCCCTGCCCAAAGCATTGGTCTGGTCCAATCCCTACTAGCCAATCAAAATGTTCACCTTGATGTCCTAACAAATCCTACAGCAACCCCTGCTGGAGCAGTGGCCAGTGGGTCAGACCAAAGCCAGGACACCATCTTGGCAGCCCAGTACACAGTTCCCACTCGGTATTCCAGTCCAGGTCAGGTCATCTTTGGTGGACTAGAAATGGGTCGTCTAATGGTGGGACCTCCACCTTCTCATCATtcttcacaacaacaacaacaacaacaacaacaacaacaacaacaacaggaacAGCCAAATCGccatcagcaacaacaacagcagcaacaacaactacaacatcTTCAACAAATACAGCACCACCAACAGcttcagcagcaacagcagatgCTCCAGCACCAACActtacaacaacagcagcagcagcttcagcaaCAGCACATTCAGCAGCACTTTCAAAAcatacagcagcagcatcaacaacagcaacacataCAGCAACAGAAGCagctgcaacagcagcagcaacaaattcagcagctgcaacagcagcagcagcaaattcagcagctgcaacagcagcagcagcaaattcagcagctgcaacagcagcagcagcaaattcAGCaactgcaacagcagcagcagcaaattcagcagctgcaacaacagcagcaacaaattCAGCAGCTGCAACAACAAATGCATCATCAACCACAATCACAAATGCAGCATCccatgcaacaacaacaacagcagcaccaccaTCACTTTCAGCAGCAACTTCAAATTCAAATCCCTGTTCCCTCAATGTCATCAGGACAGCCTTCAGGTGCAGCTGTGCACCAGCTCCAGCCGGGGGCACTGCAGATTCAGATCCCTCATCCACCTGCTGATTTAGTGGTTGAAAGAGCCGTGGGGGGTGAACATGAGCACCTACTAAAAATCAAGACTACTCGATCAACTCCGCAGCTGGCTGAGGGTGACACATTGGTTTTCAATGGCCCTCTTGAGCTAAGCAAGCTGAATCCCCCACCCCCCTACCCTGGTACAGTGGCTGCAGCTgtggctgctgcagcagctgctgcagctgcgtCATCTTCGGCTTCCACTGCAGTCTCACATGCTGCATCAGGAACAGGAGCAGGTACCAGTGGGACTCCTCCTCCTGGTGACCTTTGTCTAAAAAAAGCGGAGTTCCAACAGTATCCTTCAGGTCAGCAACAAGCGCAGTACCCCACACCGCTGGGATATGAAAGGATTACAACATTTGACAGCAGTGGGAATGTGGAGGAAGTTTGTCGTCCTCGAACGCGACTTGTCTGCAATCAGAATGTGTACACACTCCAGGGACCCGGCAGCTCTGCCACACTCAGGGTCACATCTTCATCTGCCTCCTCAGCTGACACTAAGATCCAGCTGCCTTACACCTCTGCCACTCTAAACAGACTCACTGCACCTCGCTATTCCATACCCAGTGGAGACCCTCCCCCATACCCCGACCAAGCAAATCAGAACAGTGGCAGGAATCTTGGACAGCGGCTTGACAGCAGTCTGATCCATGCCACTCTCAGGAGGAACAGCCAAGCGGCTGCTTTCAAAGTTTCCCAGATGCTGGAGCCACCTAGACCACTGCCTCCAAAGGCCAAAAATAGTGCACTAGCATCCTCATTCCAACAGAGGGTGCCAACAGCCTTATACACCTGCAGTCAGTGTAGCAGTGGATCCAGTGTTGGTGTCACTGCCCCAGGGAGCACTAATGGAATAGCTGGAGGAACTATTATTAGACAAGACTTCCCTTCAGGGAATGGGGCACCACACAGCACAGTTATTGTTCACTCTAACACTGCTACTCCTCTGGCTTCCCAGTCTTCTTACAACCTACTGAGCTCTCTTGAAGGATCTGTGACTGCCACAGGAGCAGGAACTAACAGAGACAAGGCTGATTATGTTAATTCAGCATTTACTGAGGATGAAACGCTGAACCAGTCACTGAGGCATCTGACACTAGGAGGAAATGACTCATCAGGGCTGGTTGTTAAACGCCCACCTCCTTACCAATGGGACACAGGTACCACAGAGGAGGTGTGGGTTCCTCAGGAACGGACAGCAACGTTGAACCCCAATGCTCCCCCTGTATCGCATAAACCACCCCCCCTTATTCTTAGTCCAGCTCAGCACTTGGATGTTTCCAGGTTACCATTTGTTCTTTCTCCAAAATCTCCCGTCAGCCCCAATGCGGCATCATTTCAAGCTGCTGCAGCAGGCTACCAAATCTCTCTCCAGTACCCTACATCGGCTGCTTTTTCTGGAGCCCACCTCCAGTCTATCCCAGGGTCACCACGCCCATGTTCCTCTCCAAAGGAGGTGGTAGCACCAATACCATTCTCACAGCAGGATGCAACCCTTGTCTTACCTCCAGGTTACTCTGCAAACCTTGCAAACTTAGCCTGCTGTCCCCTCCCACCCATGTATCCAGGGGGTAGTGCTTCTGCTGCGCTTCCCATTCCCCCGATTGCCCTTCACACTCCTTGGGGTACTTATAATTCTTGCCCCCCTATGCCTAGTCCAGCAGTGCCATTACCACCCAAAGCCTCGCACATGACAGTAGACAAAAATGTTAACTCGCCACCTCCTCTTCCACCACCCCCTCCAGCAACACCAGCAGAACTACAGAGCCATGGAGGATTACAAGAGGCCATGGCAGATGCTGGGGATGGTTTTCAGGAAGTGCTTTCCTTGACTGAGAGCCCTGTGCCACAGCGTTCTGAGAAGTTTAGCAAGAAAAACCGCAAACGTGCAGATGGTAGGGCTGATGAGGCTAATGTGCCACAGTTGGCTGAAAGTAgcaagttgaaaaaggaaggcAGAGCTCTGGGTGATTTCAACTCCCTCATCTCCAGTCCACGGCTGGGTGGAAGGGACAAGAAGAAACTGAAGGGACAGAAAGAGCAGCAGTTGAAGGCTAAGAAACTGAGTAAGGGCACAGCAAATAGCGAGTTCCAGGACAGTTCAGAAAGTGAGCCAGAGCTGTTCATCAGTGGGGATGAGCTGCTCAATCAATGCCAGACTGGTAAAAAGGGCTGGAAGAATAAAAGGAACTTGAGGGCTGCCAGTGAACTGGACGAGATCAAGAGTCGAAAAGCCAATGAGAAGGAGGACAGGGGACTGGGCAGCCAGGGATTTGTGTACGTCATGGCCAACAAGCAGCCACTGTGGAATGAAGCCACACAGGTTTACCAGCTGGACTTTGGTGGGCGTGTTACACAGGAGTCTGCAAAGAACTTTCAAATTGAACTGGAGGGCAGACAGGTAAGAGAGCTCTTGTTCAAGGACTAATATTCACTGCATGTTGTTCTCTTATAAAATGCATCATTACACATAActtaagtattttaaatatagtgTGCACAGGAAAACATTGTTAATAAGAGTACGTTTGtctacctttttcttttcttgatcTAGGTGATGCAGTTTGGCAGGATTGATGGTAATGCCTACATACTGGACTTCCAGTATCCATTCTCTGCTGTGCAGGCTTTTGCAGTGGCTTTAGCCAATGTCACTCAACGCCTCAAATGAGATGTACCCTCACTACTTACCCTGAGTTATATCTGGGATTTAAATGCAATCTCTTGAAGGGACATTGTTGTTTCATTAGATGGGAATTAACTTGGATTTTGGAAAGAAGAGTGAAACCAGCTCTAGTCACAGAGGGAGATACAATCATGCTGCACTACACAATGCTGCCACTAGAGTTGGTGCAATAAGCATCGGGATGCATTTGCCAAGGATCCCCCCTCGGACTTACTCAGTTTGGCAGTCAGTGGCACCATGCAATGCATGTAGGGCCGAAAAGCTGAGCTTTGGTGATCATGCAAATAAATGCTGCTTTAGCTAGAAGCTTATAGAAATGATACTCTGTCAGTTAACTGAGAGAGGTCAAGGTGCAGTTTTCAAAAGAAGCAGCAGTAATACTTGAAAACCACACTCT contains:
- the tulp4a gene encoding tubby-related protein 4a isoform X3, producing MRTQDGHQISVTDTFLFCVLKVVLVRWNEPFQKLATCDTDGGIFVWIQYEGRWSVELVNDRGAQVSDFTWSHDGTQALISYRDGFVLVGSVSGQRHWSSEINLESQITCGIWTPDDQQVLFGTADGQVIVMDCHGRMLAHILLHESDGIVSMSWNYPNFLVEDSSESDTDSDDYSPPQVHSQKPLLTVSFTSGDISLMNNYDDLSPTVIRTGLKDVVVQWCSQGDILAVAGMERILLSPDPSCPPPTRNAIVKFYNVRGENIYTLDTPAQRPITTLCWGHRDSRLFLACGPALYVVRVEHCIASLQLLCQQGIATAVKEEKDVAKLTMPSRLSSYVTAAFIPTIKPPIPDPNNMRDFVSYPTAGNERLHCTMKRTEDNPEVGGPCYTLYLEYLGGLVPILKGRRISKLRPEFVIMDPKTDGKTDEIYSNSLISAMIDSCNCSDSSDIELSDDWVGKKSPKISRGSKSPKLPRDLVCPFTNRINIDPRKSPKLSRATQEISRSPRLPIRKPSIGSPSLTRREFPLDDITQQNYLAQVTSNIWGTKFKIVGLAAFLPTNLGAVIYKTSLLHLQPRQMTIYLPEVRKISMDYINLPVFSPNVFSEDEDDLPVTCPAGCTDDNPPCTVNIPIAPIHSPAQAMSPAQSIGLVQSLLANQNVHLDVLTNPTATPAGAVASGSDQSQDTILAAQYTVPTRYSSPGQVIFGGLEMGRLMVGPPPSHHSSQQQQQQQQQQQQQQEQPNRHQQQQQQQQQLQHLQQIQHHQQLQQQQQMLQHQHLQQQQQQLQQQHIQQHFQNIQQQHQQQQHIQQQKQLQQQQQQIQQLQQQQQQIQQLQQQQQQIQQLQQQQQQIQQLQQQQQQIQQLQQQQQQIQQLQQQMHHQPQSQMQHPMQQQQQQHHHHFQQQLQIQIPVPSMSSGQPSGAAVHQLQPGALQIQIPHPPADLVVERAVGGEHEHLLKIKTTRSTPQLAEGDTLVFNGPLELSKLNPPPPYPGTVAAAVAAAAAAAAASSSASTAVSHAASGTGAGTSGTPPPGDLCLKKAEFQQYPSGQQQAQYPTPLGYERITTFDSSGNVEEVCRPRTRLVCNQNVYTLQGPGSSATLRVTSSSASSADTKIQLPYTSATLNRLTAPRYSIPSGDPPPYPDQANQNSGRNLGQRLDSSLIHATLRRNSQAAAFKVSQMLEPPRPLPPKAKNSALASSFQQRVPTALYTCSQCSSGSSVGVTAPGSTNGIAGGTIIRQDFPSGNGAPHSTVIVHSNTATPLASQSSYNLLSSLEGSVTATGAGTNRDKADYVNSAFTEDETLNQSLRHLTLGGNDSSGLVVKRPPPYQWDTGTTEEVWVPQERTATLNPNAPPVSHKPPPLILSPAQHLDVSRLPFVLSPKSPVSPNAASFQAAAAGYQISLQYPTSAAFSGAHLQSIPGSPRPCSSPKEVVAPIPFSQQDATLVLPPGYSANLANLACCPLPPMYPGGSASAALPIPPIALHTPWGTYNSCPPMPSPAVPLPPKASHMTVDKNVNSPPPLPPPPPATPAELQSHGGLQEAMADAGDGFQEVLSLTESPVPQRSEKFSKKNRKRADGRADEANVPQLAESSKLKKEGRALGDFNSLISSPRLGGRDKKKLKGQKEQQLKAKKLSKGTANSEFQDSSESEPELFISGDELLNQCQTGKKGWKNKRNLRAASELDEIKSRKANEKEDRGLGSQGFVYVMANKQPLWNEATQVYQLDFGGRVTQESAKNFQIELEGRQVMQFGRIDGNAYILDFQYPFSAVQAFAVALANVTQRLK